The Ornithorhynchus anatinus isolate Pmale09 chromosome X2, mOrnAna1.pri.v4, whole genome shotgun sequence genome window below encodes:
- the ARL10 gene encoding ADP-ribosylation factor-like protein 10, producing the protein MGPRALGPGRRLLLLLVLGGVAAAAGLASALFALWKSYCRSRPPRPQPRELAGDERQVLVLGLDGAGKSSLLRCLAGQAAEGHTAPTWGFNSVRLPTRAFRMDLLEVGGGQNLRFYWKEFLSQADVLVFVVDSADRPRLPCARQELHMLLAEDPDLPVLVVANKQDKSGALSLDELQRELDLHGFDGQREFFLLPTSVAPAGPGAAAPYVLHVRTLLLELLSQA; encoded by the exons ATGGGGCCCCGGGCGTTGGGCCCCGGCCggcgcctgctgctgctgctggtcctgGGGggggtggccgccgccgccggcctggCCTCCGCCCTCTTTGCCCTCTGGAAATCCTACTGCCgttcccgtcccccccgcccccaaccccgggaG CTGGCTGGGGACGAGCGTCAGGTGCTGGTGCTGGGCCTGGACGGGGCCGGGAAGAGCAGCCTCCTCCGCTGCCTGGCCGGACAGGCCGCCGAGGGCCACACGGCCCCCACCTGGGGCTTCAACTCCGTGCGGCTGCCCACCCGGGCTTTCCGGATGGACCTCTTGGAGG TGGGGGGCGGCCAGAACCTGCGCTTCTACTGGAAGGAGTTCCTGAGCCAGGCGGACGTCCTGGTGTTCGTGGTGGACTCCGCCGACCGGCCGCGCCTCCCCTGTGCCAGGCAGGAGCTGCACATGCTCCTGGCAGAGGACCCTGACCTCCCGGTGCTGGTCGTCGCCAACAAGCAG gacaaGAGCGGAGCCCTGAGCTTGGACGAGCTACAGCGGGAGCTGGATCTTCACGGCTTCGACGGGCAGCGGGAGTTCTTCCTCCTCCCGACCAGcgtggccccggccggccccggggccgccgccccctACGTCCTCCACGTCCGGACTCTGCTGCTGGAGCTTCTGTCCCAGGCTTGA